Proteins encoded in a region of the Manduca sexta isolate Smith_Timp_Sample1 chromosome 9, JHU_Msex_v1.0, whole genome shotgun sequence genome:
- the LOC115448434 gene encoding uncharacterized protein LOC115448434 isoform X2, with the protein MEPEESVVSVYTTHPTTSGTNPPLDVYHQIANNIAERITSPIYRFLGIANHTQEKTTKKPWDKIEILDDPDEATKPDLKPLDNDISQRDVEEITSEAKKSNKPEKFTLFSSYLPVKNETNDAEGIDDDLLSLDDVEEVEKPREGPIIYILEFFGSIFQLLLGGFYNLFRPSSS; encoded by the exons ATGGAACCTGAGGAGTCGGTGGTGAGTGTGTACACCACACATCCTACCACGTCCGGTACTAACCCACCACTCGACGTCTACCATCAGATTGCGAATAATATTGCTGAGAGGATCACTTCGCCTATTTACAG ATTTCTTGGTATAGCGAATCATACACAAGAAAAAACAACGAAGAAACCATGGGACAAAATAGAAATACTAGATGACCCTGATGAAGCGACCAAACCCGACTTAAAACCTCTTGACAACGACATCTCTCAACGAGATGTCGAAGAAATAACCTCGGAGGCAAAGAAATCCAACAAACCAGAGAAATTCACCCTATTCTCTAGTTATTTGCCAGTTAAAAACGAAACGAATGATGCAGAAGGAATCGATGACGATTTATTAAGTCTAGATGATGTGGAAGAAGTAGAGAAGCCAAGAGAAGGacctataatatacatattggAGTTCTTCGGAAGCATATTCCAATTACTTTTGGGCGGCTTTTACAATCTTTTCAGGCCTTCTTCGAGCTAA
- the LOC115448433 gene encoding uncharacterized protein LOC115448433, with protein MSSKVSNTASKSTCNKYTSNAYRYNCKNKSASRIVVPKKILISKKLTGSTDEGKSSSAGVISNALPKVKKTAKSDLSFNKKPVRKASPLDVCRKCGDSLQNRNTDSQSEISRYKTNQNLCATSSNTNNRNNTNCERTKSVQQYYMNENFDLSTESVHETEHIRKTSLNTIKELPEARTISDDTIFRIHSESESENGFLDVDDEDVIKSLKEFRNKNYFECHSARSRIKNVGSATALGDHQCVYRFYLNDRLFPVPLNTDYNNQIRCVECHLPMEMKPQDSNKINGTIQAKVKLGDELKDTMLLLPAEEPLIIKEKRTEDRSNLEEVYFGVIKLDINGNSMFGSTQPNNSFALKYQKGYKEYVNRYSDCYKGVDQNDVIVI; from the coding sequence ATGTCAAGCAAAGTAAGCAACACAGCATCTAAAAGCACTTGCAACAAATATACAAGCAATGCTTATCGTTacaattgcaaaaataaatctGCAAGCAGAATCGTGGTAccaaagaaaatattgatttcCAAGAAACTAACTGGTTCTACCGACGAGGGCAAGAGTTCTTCCGCTGGAGTGATATCCAACGCTTTACCAAAGGTGAAGAAAACAGCCAAATCCGATCTTAGTTTCAACAAAAAGCCTGTCAGAAAAGCAAGTCCCCTAGATGTGTGTAGAAAATGCGGCGATTCCTTACAAAACAGAAACACTGATAGTCAAAGCGAAATAAGTCGATACAAAACTAATCAAAACTTGTGTGCTACGTCCTCTAAtacaaataatagaaataacaCAAACTGCGAGAGAACTAAATCCGTACAACAATACTACATGAATGAAAATTTCGATCTCTCAACAGAATCGGTGCACGAAACCGAACATATCAGGAAAACATCGCTTAACACTATAAAAGAACTCCCAGAAGCGCGAACAATATCTGATGACACTATTTTCAGAATACATTCAGAATCGGAATCGGAAAACGGATTCTTAGATGTCGACGATGAGGATGTTATTAAATCTTTGAAAGAATTCCGCAATAAGAACTACTTCGAATGTCATTCAGCTAGATCCAGAATCAAGAATGTAGGATCAGCAACAGCTCTTGGAGATCATCAATGCGTCTACAGATTTTATCTAAATGATCGCTTATTTCCAGTTCCATTGAACACTGATTATAACAATCAAATACGATGTGTTGAATGCCACTTACCAATGGAAATGAAACCTCAAGACAGCAATAAGATTAACGGGACCATTCAAGCTAAAGTGAAACTTGGTGACGAACTTAAAGATACAATGCTTCTTCTACCTGCTGAAGAACCTTTGATAATCAAAGAGAAGAGAACAGAAGACAGAAGTAATTTAGAAGAAGTGTATTTCGGTGTGATCAAACTTGATATTAATGGCAATTCTATGTTTGGAAGTACGCAACCTAACAATTCATTTGCTCTAAAATATCAGAAGGGTTACAAAGAATATGTGAATAGATATAGCGACTGTTATAAAGGTGTGGATCAAAATGATGTTATTGTTATATGA
- the LOC119188845 gene encoding uncharacterized protein LOC119188845 yields MQRSELDANPSGNVAMNKLNEQVEENALSSASYEESGSINDIAEIDLSLLEKMEKAVKRTREDEDFNISQKSKKVDKDTSNSPNTSYEDNANQAFDKEEDILSIAFRRRLKYFKTEIGVEKYTMTYKIEEIDLLSNVKLVLSESFINDIRDDFIDLVEGFTKCDNFYKVNLTAHTEFVHNFVNMSCNYDIQSYNSTIYKENDIESSFITLRNNLRDRIASEEKEIGWTLNRIKSITMSINILNSLMSLGANLPDGEQHKCP; encoded by the exons ATGCAGCGAAGTGAGCTTGATGCCAATCCTTCTGGAAATGTTGCAATGAACAAACTTAATGAACAAGTCGAAGAGAATGCATTAAGCAGTGCATCGTATGAAGAGTCTGGCAGTATAAACGATATTGCAGAAATAGATTTGAG cctACTAGAAAAAATGGAAAAAGCGGTGAAGAGAACTAGAGAAGATGAAGATTTTAACATAAgccaaaaaagtaaaaaagttgACAAAGACACTTCTAACTCACCAAATACATCCTACGAGGACAATGCGAATCAAGCATTTGATAAAGAGGAAGATATACTAAGCATCGCATTCCGAAGGCGtttgaaatactttaaaactgaaataggcgtagaaaaatatacaatgacGTACAAAATTGAAGAAATTGACCTCCTGTCTAATGTGAAATTAGTACTATCAGAATCGTTCATCAACGACATTAGAGATGACTTTATTGATTTGGTCGAAGGGTTTACAAAATGCGACAATTTCTATAAAGTTAACTTAACTGCACACACTGAGTTTGTgcataattttgtaaacatgtcatGTAATTATGACATACAAAGCTACAATTCCacaatttacaaagaaaatgaCATAGAATCATCATTTATTACATTACGGAACAATTTACGAGACAGAATAGCTTCAGAAGAAAAAGAAATTGGATGGACTCTTAATCGAATAAAAAGTATTACTatgtctataaatatattaaacag TTTAATGTCGTTAGGAGCAAACTTGCCTGACGGTGAGCAACACAAATGCCCTTAA
- the LOC115448434 gene encoding uncharacterized protein LOC115448434 isoform X1 — translation METVPIMRLVVFTICVLAFQPCCSRTVMEPEESVVSVYTTHPTTSGTNPPLDVYHQIANNIAERITSPIYRFLGIANHTQEKTTKKPWDKIEILDDPDEATKPDLKPLDNDISQRDVEEITSEAKKSNKPEKFTLFSSYLPVKNETNDAEGIDDDLLSLDDVEEVEKPREGPIIYILEFFGSIFQLLLGGFYNLFRPSSS, via the exons ATGGAAACTGTTCCGATAATGAGACTGGTTGTGTTCACGATTTGTGTTTTg GCTTTCCAGCCATGCTGTAGTCGCACAGTGATGGAACCTGAGGAGTCGGTGGTGAGTGTGTACACCACACATCCTACCACGTCCGGTACTAACCCACCACTCGACGTCTACCATCAGATTGCGAATAATATTGCTGAGAGGATCACTTCGCCTATTTACAG ATTTCTTGGTATAGCGAATCATACACAAGAAAAAACAACGAAGAAACCATGGGACAAAATAGAAATACTAGATGACCCTGATGAAGCGACCAAACCCGACTTAAAACCTCTTGACAACGACATCTCTCAACGAGATGTCGAAGAAATAACCTCGGAGGCAAAGAAATCCAACAAACCAGAGAAATTCACCCTATTCTCTAGTTATTTGCCAGTTAAAAACGAAACGAATGATGCAGAAGGAATCGATGACGATTTATTAAGTCTAGATGATGTGGAAGAAGTAGAGAAGCCAAGAGAAGGacctataatatacatattggAGTTCTTCGGAAGCATATTCCAATTACTTTTGGGCGGCTTTTACAATCTTTTCAGGCCTTCTTCGAGCTAA